The proteins below are encoded in one region of Neochlamydia sp. AcF84:
- a CDS encoding translation initiation factor — protein MPFTIEGQWIPSKPASSKPPKGVKIRLVKRGKNILTVILNLNIPSNELIHLASLLKKKLGCGGAIKDADIEIQGDNVSKVKKILEEYDIKSS, from the coding sequence ATGCCTTTTACAATAGAAGGACAATGGATACCCAGCAAACCAGCTTCCTCAAAGCCTCCGAAAGGGGTAAAGATTCGTTTAGTCAAAAGAGGGAAGAATATTTTAACAGTTATTTTAAATTTAAATATACCTTCTAACGAACTCATTCATCTAGCCTCTCTTCTCAAGAAGAAGCTTGGGTGCGGAGGTGCAATCAAGGATGCAGATATTGAAATTCAAGGAGATAACGTCAGTAAGGTTAAAAAAATTTTAGAGGAATATGACATTAAATCTTCTTAA
- a CDS encoding ABC transporter permease yields the protein MNFSRIKGVFFRYYYNAIKGPNQLSDIFYWPLVDILLWGLTSRWIQHQNHVANLPLVLMTALIFWQVTWRGSVDISINILQEFWNRNLVNLFSTPLKICEWIIGTILLCLCKLILTVAFGAVTVYLLYTLNVFTVGWSFLPFTILLLMFGWTLGFVAASIIIYWGHQVEMLAWMIGFLFAPFSAVFYPVNILPAWAQKISWLLPSTYIFEGMRSILDEKPFPHIYLFYSLTLNAIYLTFSILLFKWMFEKSRRKGLGRLE from the coding sequence ATGAACTTTAGTAGAATCAAAGGTGTTTTCTTTCGTTATTATTATAATGCGATTAAAGGACCCAACCAGCTATCCGATATCTTTTACTGGCCTCTCGTAGATATTCTTCTCTGGGGCTTAACCTCAAGGTGGATACAACATCAAAATCATGTAGCCAACCTTCCTTTGGTACTTATGACCGCTTTAATCTTTTGGCAAGTAACCTGGCGTGGATCGGTGGATATTTCAATAAATATTCTTCAAGAGTTTTGGAATCGCAACTTAGTTAACCTTTTTTCTACTCCCTTAAAGATCTGTGAATGGATAATAGGAACGATATTACTCTGCTTATGCAAGCTAATCTTAACGGTAGCCTTTGGAGCAGTTACGGTCTACTTACTTTATACATTAAACGTATTTACCGTAGGATGGTCATTTCTTCCTTTTACTATCCTGCTACTTATGTTTGGATGGACCCTCGGCTTCGTAGCCGCCAGTATTATTATTTACTGGGGCCATCAAGTCGAAATGCTAGCTTGGATGATCGGTTTTCTATTTGCGCCTTTCAGTGCGGTGTTTTATCCTGTAAATATTTTGCCCGCATGGGCCCAGAAAATCTCTTGGCTATTGCCCTCCACCTATATTTTCGAAGGCATGCGAAGCATTTTAGATGAAAAACCTTTCCCCCATATCTATCTTTTTTATAGCCTAACTTTAAACGCTATTTACCTAACGTTTTCTATTTTGCTTTTTAAATGGATGTTTGAAAAGAGCCGTAGAAAGGGTTTAGGGCGCTTGGAATAA
- a CDS encoding ABC transporter ATP-binding protein, translating into MINVLSVQNLTKIYPGKIPFTAIDKISFDLRKGEILGLLGPNGSGKTTTIQMLLGTLAYTSGAIFYFQQDFAHARSEILEKVSFASTYTSLPWILTVKENLEVFGLLYGLTRKESALKFDPLLERFGILGKRNQRVASLSAGQVTRLMLVKAFFTNPQIVLLDEPTASLDPDIASDICSFLLEQRDKKGLSILFSSHKMEEVMEVCDRTIFLKEGKIIADDLPEKLAKSISAVRVKLCVQAGLKRTIAVASTAGFKYNVDHRNIEILIEEDKIPAFLQALSKEGVNYVTIKIKEPSLDDFFHHIAKQKR; encoded by the coding sequence ATGATTAATGTTCTTTCTGTTCAAAATCTTACAAAGATTTACCCTGGAAAAATTCCTTTTACAGCGATTGATAAAATTTCTTTTGATTTAAGAAAAGGAGAAATTTTAGGATTACTAGGGCCCAATGGATCAGGTAAGACTACTACAATCCAAATGCTTTTAGGTACGCTAGCCTACACTTCAGGAGCTATTTTTTATTTCCAACAAGACTTTGCTCATGCTCGTTCAGAAATTCTTGAGAAGGTTTCGTTTGCCAGCACCTACACCAGTCTCCCTTGGATTCTAACTGTTAAAGAAAATCTAGAAGTCTTTGGCCTGCTCTATGGTTTGACCCGAAAGGAAAGTGCTCTAAAATTTGATCCCCTCTTAGAACGCTTTGGAATCCTTGGAAAGAGGAATCAGCGGGTAGCTTCATTGTCTGCGGGGCAAGTCACTCGGCTCATGCTAGTTAAAGCTTTTTTTACTAATCCTCAGATAGTGCTTTTAGACGAACCTACCGCCTCATTAGATCCTGATATAGCAAGCGACATCTGTTCTTTTCTTCTTGAACAAAGAGATAAAAAGGGCCTTTCTATCCTCTTTTCCTCTCATAAAATGGAAGAAGTCATGGAAGTCTGTGATCGTACAATTTTTCTTAAAGAAGGTAAAATCATTGCTGACGATCTTCCCGAAAAATTAGCTAAAAGCATTTCAGCCGTTCGCGTTAAATTATGCGTACAGGCAGGCCTTAAGCGTACCATAGCAGTAGCATCAACAGCCGGTTTTAAATATAATGTGGATCATCGAAATATCGAAATTCTCATAGAAGAAGACAAAATTCCTGCTTTTTTGCAGGCTTTAAGTAAAGAAGGAGTAAACTATGTCACTATCAAAATAAAAGAGCCTTCTCTCGATGATTTTTTTCACCATATAGCCAAGCAAAAACGATGA